From a region of the Oscarella lobularis chromosome 7, ooOscLobu1.1, whole genome shotgun sequence genome:
- the LOC136189322 gene encoding axin interactor, dorsalization-associated protein-like produces MAAASERQKFVELWSSLFVKATDFDSWGQIVEAVDEYSRLIKRIRGEIASDQSSFDTSQCATLWKIVACLEMRKKSIQSEFEVDDDENFSLEQLKSIDSKLKGVADAKGGDGDASFPISIDQLNRFDVEAEGNDRDDEEEEKDEDVEISLLSRPGQKALKPRLPLLTGMTLVTIKIEKIGLKDAGQLMDPFITVSVKDGQGVDMTPVQDTPVSSSWKDRYVNFNVSVEIQQYLEKLPKTAAVFFEFKHYKPKKRLISTKCFAFMEMDEIKPGPGCLEIYKKPTDFKRKRLGLLSTKPLYLHLNLTLHKA; encoded by the exons ATGGCCGCTGCGTCGGAACgacaaaaattcgtcgaattgtGGAGTTCTCTCTTCGTCAAAGCGACCGACTTTGACTCTTGGGGACAGAtcgtcgaagccgtcgacgaatacAGCCG TCTCATCAAACGAATCCGAGGGGAAATCGCGTCGGATCAATCGTCATTCGACACGTCGCAATGC GCAACGCTGtggaaaatcgtcgcgtGTTTGGAAATGCGAAAGAAGTCGATTCAAAGCGAG TTTGaagttgacgacgacgagaatttCTCGTTGGAACAAttgaaatcgatcgattcgaaaTTGAAGGGCGTTGCCGACGCTAAGGggggcgacggcgacgcgagtTTTCCAATTTCCATAGATCAAttgaatcgattcgacgtcgaggcAGAGGGAAacga cagggacgatgaagaagaagagaaagacgaagacgtcgaaatttcCTTATTGAGTCGACCTGGCCAAA aagcgCTGAAGCCTCGTCTTCCCCTTCTCACTGGAATGACCCTCGTCACAATTAAGATAGAGAAAATTGGACTGAAGGACGCTGGCCAGCTGATGGACCCTTTTATAACAGTATCTGTAAAAG ATGGGCAGGGAGTTGATATGACTCCTGTTCAGGATACGcccgtctcgtcgtcatggaaaGATCGTTACGTCAATTTCAACGTAAGTGTAGAAATTCAGCAGTATTTGGAAAAGTTGCCAAAGA CTGCGGCCGTCTTTTTCGAATTCAAACACTATaagccgaagaagcgacTAATCAGCACAAAGTGCTTCGCCTTTATGGAAATGGACGAGATAAAACCGGGTCCTGGATGCTTAGAAAT ATACAAGAAGCCAACTGACTTCAAGCGGAAACGGCTTGGGCTTCTAAGCACGAAGCCTCTCTACCTGCATCTAAACCTGACGCTGCACAAAGCctaa
- the LOC136189317 gene encoding protein sax-3-like gives MQLSSTSLARRAKGDVMSQRTLLLQCAIACFLSIVEMTTATTTTTQASFIGKSAPPAIKKGYDSEIIRAGGDLVLPCVTNRGNPPPRVRWMRFDADGSWKRVDQRYTNRTNASAVTLVIRNAANNQSGMYQCVARNKIGKDSWDVRISIGKPSLPADPHLHCVVKSLTCRLTWKRPEYAGHVNTTDFTYMIFYTVNDNRDWEHVLTHQLEFVIQLPANVTTLELELYSYTASSGQSAIPAKAYVDWEKEVRNAAEDRMRHEYLDQIENVRKRTEQRLAFLARIRSSYLNDSTFKSGADVVVDARNPSYSVLIIAVCTSVCLFPLLLTSCLLLQMHIRIWWRQKGRGGYSGTGAAGRLPPALVDMLSHRTPSDSNRVRFQDTNDDDEATSSKV, from the exons ATGCagctgtcgtcgacgagtctcGCACGGAGggcgaaaggcgacgtcatGTCCCAACGAACGCTTTTGTTGCAATGCGCCATCGCTTGTTTcctttcgatcgtcgaaatgacgactgcgacgacgacgacgacgcaagCCAGTTTCATCGGAAAATCAG CTCCTCCAGCGATAAAGAAGGGCTACGACTCCGAAATTATTCGCGCGGGCGGCGATCTCGTTCTGCCGTGTGTGACCAACCGCGGAAATCCGCCTCCGCGCGTGCGCTGGATGCGTTTCGACGCAGACGGCTCGTGGAAGCGCGTCGACCAGCGATACACGAATCGAACGAACGCCAGCGCCGTGACGCTCGTCATTCGCAACGCCGCTAACAACCAGAGCGGCATGTACCAATGCGTCGCGAGAAACAAAATCGGTAAAGATTCGTGGGACGTCCGCATTTCAATAg GTAAACCCTCTTTGCCGGCCGATCCGCATTTGCACTGCGTCGTCAAGTCGCTCACGTGCCGTTTGACTTGGAAACGTCCCGAATACGCGGGCCACGTCAACACGACCGATTTCACCTACATGATTTTCTATACGGTGAACGATAATCGAGATTGGGAGCACGTTCTGACGCATCAGCTGGAGTTCGTCATCCAGCTGCCGGCAAACGTGACAACTCTCGAACTTGAGTTGTACAGCTATACAGCGAGTTCGGGGCAGAGCGCCATTCCTGCGAAAGCCTACGTTGATTGGGAGAAAGAGGTGCGAAACGCGGCGGAGGATCGAATGAGACACGAATACCTGGACCAAATAGAAAACGTCAGGAAACGAACGGAACAGAGACTAGCTTTTCTGGCCCGTATACGCTCATCCTACCTCAACGACTCCACTTTTAAGTCgggcgccgacgtcgtcgtcgacgccagGAACCCGTCGTACTCAGTTCTCATAATCGCCGTCTGCACGTCTGTCTGCTTATTTCCGCTCCTGCTCACTTCATGTCTCCTGCTCCAAATGCATATTCGGATTTGGTGGAGGCAAAAGGGACGCGGCGGTTATTCTGGCACGGGCGCCGCCGGTCGCCTGCCGCcggcgctcgtcgacatGCTCAGCCATCGAACACCGTCGGATTCTAACAGAGTGCGATTTCAGGAcacgaatgacgacgacgaggccaCCAGCAGCAAAGTCTAG
- the LOC136189315 gene encoding tryptophan--tRNA ligase, cytoplasmic-like, with protein MANPAQTDDVDEQTVTPWTVRGGEKGIDYSKLIETFGSQPIDAPLLERIEKATGQKPHRFLRRGIFFSHRDLQLVLDNYEARKSFYLYTGRGPSSEAMHLGHLIPFVFTRHLQEVFDVPLVVQLTDDEKFLWKDLSLEEVHRLAYENAKDIIACGFDVKKTFIFSDLDYMAQRPEFYQNILKVRKCVTFNQVRGIFGLTDSDSIGKIAFPAVQAVPSFSNTFPDIFGKKKDVLCLIPCAIDQDPYFRMTRDVAPRLGYMKPALLHSTFFPALQGSQSKMSASDPNTSIFLTDSPQAIKKKINKYAFSGGKDTVEDHRKYGGDTSIDVPYQYLTFFMDDDKRLAEIKEAYEKGEMLTGELKQILIQVLQELVAEHQRRRAEVTDEMIREFMTPRKLNFSS; from the exons ATGGCGAATCCGGCCCAAACGGACGACGTGGATGAGCAAACGGTCACTCCATGGACGGTTCGCGGGGGAGAGAAGGGAATCGACTATTCGAAACTGATCG AAACGTTCGGCAGCCAACCCATTGACGCGCCTCTTCTCGAAAGAATAGAGAAAGCGACGGGACAAAAACCCCATCGATTTTTGCGTCGCGGCATCTTTTTTTCGCACAG AGACCTGCAGCTGGTTTTGGACAATTACGAAGCTCGCAAGTCCTTCTATCTGTACACGGGCCGAGGTCCGTCATCGGAGGCCATGCATCTCGGCCATCTCATTCCCTTCGTTTTTACACG GCATTTGCAGGAAGTTTTTGACGTGCCGCTTGTCGTTCAATTgacggacgacgagaagtttCTGTGGAAGGATTTGTCTTTGGAGGAGGTGCATCGATTGGCGTATGAGAACGCAAAAGACATAATTGCTTGcggatttgacgtcaagaagACGTTTATTTTTTCGGATTTGGACTACATGGC TCAACGACCTGAATTCTATCAGAACATTTTAAAAGTGCGCAAGTGCGTCACGTTCAATCAAGTTCGGGGAATATTTGGTTTGACCGATAGCGATTCAATAG GCAAAATTGCTTTTCCGGCTGTCCAGGCCGTTCCGTCATTTAGCAACACTTTTCCCGATATAtttggaaagaagaaagacgtacTTTGTCTCATTCCATGCGCCATTGATCAG GATCCCTATTTTCGTATGACCCGAGACGTCGCTCCGCGTCTCGGCTACATGAAGCCGGCCCTTCTCCATTCGACCTTCTTTCCGGCACTTCAGGGTTCCCAAAGCAAAATGAGTGCAAGCGATCCCAACACGTCAATCTTTCTCACCGACTCGCCTCAGGCAATCAAAAAGAAG ATTAATAAGTACGCCTTTTCTGGTGGAAAAGACACCGTCGAAGATCATAGAAAATACGGCGGAGATACGAGTATTGATGTTCCCTATCAGTATCTAACCTTCTTCATGGACGATGACAAAAGACTAGCcgaaatcaaagaa GCATACGAAAAGGGAGAAATGTTGACAGGCGAGCTGAAGCAGATACTCATCCAAGTTCTGCAGGaactcgtcgccgagcatcaacgtcgacgcgccgaaGTCACCGACGAAATGATAAGGGAATTCATGACGCCGCGCaaattaaattttagttCTTGA